Proteins encoded within one genomic window of Rhododendron vialii isolate Sample 1 chromosome 1a, ASM3025357v1:
- the LOC131298842 gene encoding ATPase 8, plasma membrane-type: MAANLSLEEIKNEQIDLENIPIEEVFEQLKCTREGLSTEEGEKRLQIFGFNKLEEKKESKLLKFLGFMWNPLSWVMESAAIMAIALANGGGKPPDWQDFVGIVVLLIINSTISFIEENNAGNAAAALMAGLAPKTKVLRDGKWSEQEAEILVPGDIISIKLGDIVPADARLLEGDPLKIDQSALTGESLPVTKHPGNEVFSGSTCKQGEIEAVVIATGVHTFFGKAAHLVDSTNQVGHFQKVLTAIGNFCICSIAVGMLIELVVMYPIQGREYRDGIDNLLVLLIGGIPIAMPTVLSVTMAIGSHRLSQQGAITKRMTAIEEMAGMDVLCSDKTGTLTLNKLTVDKNLIEVFVKDGDKDTVVLLAARASRVENQDAIDASIVGMLGDPKEARAGINEIHFLPFNPVDKRTAITYIDSNGNWHRSSKGAPEQIIDLCELKGDACKKAHEIIDNFADRGLRSLGVARQTVPEKTKESAGEPWEFVGLLPLFDPPRHDSAETIRRALDLGVNVKMITGDQLAIGKETGRRLGMGTNMYPSSSLLGQSKDESISSIPVDELIEKADGFAGVFPEHKYEIVKKLQERKHICGMTGDGVNDAPALKKADIGIAVADATDAARSASDIVLTEPGLSVIVSAVLTSRAIFQRMKNYTIYAVSITIRIVMGFMLIALMWKFDFSPFMVLIIAILNDGTIMTISKDRVKPSPVPDSWKLKEIFATGVVLGTYLALMTVVFFWLASDTDFFSKVFGVRSISGKQNELTAALYLQVSIVSQALIFVTRSQSWSFIERPGLLLVVAFVAAQLVATAIAVYANWEFARIQGIGWGWAGVIWIFSVVTYFPLDVLKFIIRYALSGKAWDSMIQNKTAFTTKKDYGKGEREAQWALAQRTLHGLPAEASGVFNEKNDNYHELSEIAEQAKKRAEIARLRELHTLKGHVESVVKLKGLDIETIQQHYTV, from the exons ATGGCCGCTAACCTATCCTTGGAAGAGATCAAAAATGAGCAAATCGATCTC GAGAACATTCCCATCGAGGAAGTCTTCGAGCAGCTAAAATGTACGAGGGAAGGTTTGTCAACGGAGGAAGGAGAGAAGCGACTCCAAATCTTCGGCTTCAACAAGCTTGAAGAGAAAAAG GAGAGCAAGCTTCTCAAGTTCTTGGGTTTTATGTGGAATCCTTTGTCATGGGTCATGGAGTCTGCTGCCATTATGGCCATTGCTTTGGCAAATGGAGGG GGCAAGCCTCCAGACTGGCAAGACTTTGTGGGAATTGTTGTGCTGCTTATTATCAACTCAACCATCAGTTTCATTGAAGAAAATAATGCAGGAAATGCAGCTGCTGCTCTTATGGCAGGTCTGGCTCCCAAAACCAAG GTGTTGAGAGATGGCAAATGGAGCGAGCAGGAGGCAGAAATCTTGGTTCCAGGAGATATAATCAGCATTAAGTTGGGCGATATTGTCCCAGCAGACGCTCGTCTTTTGGAAGGAGATCCTCTTAAGATTGACCAATCTGCCCTTACCGGTGAATCCTTGCCTGTGACAAAGCACCCCGGAAATGAGGTCTTTTCCGGCTCAACCTGTAAGCAAGGAGAAATTGAGGCTGTGGTTATCGCCACTGGTGTCCACACCTTCTTTGGAAAGGCTGCCCACCTTGTTGATAGCACCAACCAAGTGGGTCATTTCCAAAAG GTGTTGACTGCCATTGGAAACTTCTGCATCTGCTCCATTGCCGTGGGTATGCTGATTGAGCTCGTCGTGATGTACCCAATCCAGGGCAGGGAATACAGAGATGGCATTGATAATCTGTTGGTTCTTCTCATCGGAGGGATTCCAATCGCTATGCCAACGGTGTTGTCTGTGACAATGGCCATTGGGTCTCACCGGCTCTCTCAACAAGGTGCCATTACCAAGAGGATGACTGCTATTGAAGAAATGGCCGGGATGGATGTTCTTTGCAGTGACAAGACTGGTACCCTCACCCTCAACAAGCTCACAGTGGACAAGAACTTGATTGAG GTGTTTGTGAAAGACGGTGATAAGGACACTGTTGTCTTGCTCGCTGCTAGGGCCTCCAGGGTTGAAAATCAGGATGCCATTGATGCTTCAATTGTTGGGATGTTGGGCGATCCTAAGGAG GCAAGAGCAGGAATCAATGAGATTCATTTCCTGCCATTTAATCCAGTGGATAAGCGAACTGCAATAACCTACATTGACTCTAATGGCAATTGGCATAGAAGTAGCAAGGGTGCACCTGAGCAA ATTATTGATCTATGTGAACTCAAAGGTGATGCTTGCAAAAAGGCCCATGAGATCATCGATAACTTTGCTGATCGTGGTCTTCGTTCTTTAGGTGTTGCAAGACAG ACAGTCCCAGAGAAGACCAAGGAGAGCGCTGGTGAGCCATGGGAATTTGTAGGTCTCTTGCCCCTCTTCGATCCCCCTAGGCATGATAGTGCAGAGACCATCCGAAGGGCTCTTGACCTTGGTGTCAATGTCAAGATGATCACCGGTGACCAGCTTGCCATTGGAAAAGAAACCGGCCGTAGGCTTGGCATGGGCACCAACATGTACCCATCATCCTCCCTTCTTGGCCAGAGCAAGGATGAGTCTATCTCTTCCATTCCTGTTGATGAGCTCATTGAGAAGGCTGATGGCTTTGCCGGAGTCTTCCCTG AGCACAAGTATGAGATTGTGAAGAAACTTCAGGAGAGAAAGCATATTTGTGGGATGACTGGAGATGGTGTGAACGATGCCCCAGCACTTAAGAAGGCAGACATTGGTATAGCTGTTGCAGATGCAACTGATGCAGCCAGGAGCGCGTCTGACATTGTTTTGACCGAGCCAGGGCTTAGTGTTATTGTGAGCGCTGTGTTGACAAGTCGTGCCATCTTCCAAAGGATGAAGAACTATACAATTTATGCTGTTTCTATCACGATCCGTATTGTGATGGGATTCATGCTCATAGCTCTCATGTGGAAATTCGACTTCTCGCCTTTCATGGTTTTGATCATCGCCATCTTAAATGACGGAACAATCATGACCATCTCCAAGGATCGAGTGAAGCCATCTCCGGTGCCAGACTCATGGAAGCTCAAGGAAATCTTTGCCACTGGTGTTGTCCTTGGAACCTACCTTGCTCTCATGACAGTAGTCTTTTTCTGGCTCGCCTCTGACACCGACTTCTTTTCA AAAGTTTTCGGTGTTCGATCAATCAGTGGCAAACAAAATGAGCTCACCGCTGCTCTGTACCTTCAAGTGAGTATTGTGAGTCAAGCACTCATCTTCGTGACAAGGTCACAAAGCTGGTCTTTCATTGAACGCCCTGGTCTATTGCTTGTTGTTGCCTTTGTTGCAGCTCAGTTG GTGGCCACAGCCATTGCTGTATATGCAAACTGGGAATTTGCTCGGATCCAAGGAATCGGATGGGGATGGGCTGGAGTCATCTGGATCTTTAGCGTTGTTACCTACTTCCCTCTCGATGTCCTCAAATTCATTATCCGCTACGCATTGAGTGGTAAAGCCTGGGATAGCATGATACAGAACAAG ACTGCATTCACAACCAAGAAAGATTACGGTAAAGGTGAGAGGGAAGCACAATGGGCATTGGCTCAAAGAACACTTCACGGCCTCCCCGCAGAAGCTTCAGGCGTTTTTAATGAGAAGAACGACAACTACCACGAGTTGTCAGAGATCGCCGAGCAGGCCAAGAAACGCGCTGAAATTGCCAG gTTAAGGGAGTTGCACACACTTAAGGGACATGTTGAGTCTGTGGTGAAGCTGAAGGGATTGGACATTGAAACCATCCAACAGCACTACACTGTCTAG